The Methylomusa anaerophila genome has a segment encoding these proteins:
- a CDS encoding phage tail sheath family protein has protein sequence MKTLAGLPVVFGTAPVHLATDPAPVNKPVLCYTYAEAVAAFGYSADWEKYTLCEFIYSHFALFNVAPVVLVNVLDPAVHKTDVTGQTVTLTAGVGTISDDDGVLLSALQVKLTAEAPSPLVKNTDYTAAFNSDGKVVISRLATGTIPANQASLVVAFTKLNLAAVTSTDIIGGVDVTTGNYEGLELINRVFPMFRLVPGQILAPGWADDPAVAAVMTAKSSNINGHFKCIAITDVPTDTVKKYTDVAAWKEQSNYVSERQIVCWPLVKLGEDVFHLSTQAAGIICKTDAANDDVPYVSPSNKTLQADGAIIADGTEINLGPEQAAYMNGQGIVTAMNFIGGWKLWGNRTGCYPSITDPKDAFIPIRRMFDWISNTLILTFWQKVDAPINKRLVDTIIDSANIWLSGLAARQRILGGRVAFLEEENPTTDLMDGILRFHVYVTPPGPAREIDFIVEYDPAYLETLFT, from the coding sequence GTGAAAACGTTAGCAGGTTTGCCGGTAGTATTCGGAACCGCACCGGTACACTTGGCCACGGATCCGGCACCAGTAAATAAACCAGTGCTTTGTTATACTTACGCTGAAGCAGTAGCGGCATTTGGATACTCTGCGGACTGGGAGAAATACACACTTTGCGAATTCATCTATTCGCACTTTGCGCTGTTTAACGTGGCGCCGGTGGTACTGGTTAACGTACTTGATCCTGCAGTTCACAAAACGGATGTTACTGGCCAGACTGTGACATTGACAGCTGGTGTTGGCACAATTAGTGATGATGATGGTGTGTTACTCAGCGCTTTGCAGGTCAAGTTAACGGCGGAAGCCCCCAGTCCTTTGGTTAAGAACACAGACTATACTGCTGCTTTCAATAGTGACGGAAAAGTAGTTATTTCCAGGCTTGCAACCGGTACCATCCCGGCAAATCAAGCCAGTTTGGTAGTAGCATTTACAAAATTGAACCTGGCAGCAGTTACATCTACCGACATTATTGGTGGCGTGGACGTAACTACCGGAAACTATGAAGGTTTAGAACTGATTAACCGCGTTTTCCCGATGTTCCGACTGGTACCTGGTCAGATACTGGCTCCAGGCTGGGCGGATGATCCGGCAGTGGCTGCCGTCATGACGGCGAAGTCGTCGAATATCAATGGACATTTTAAATGTATTGCCATTACCGACGTGCCGACTGACACGGTAAAGAAATATACCGATGTTGCCGCATGGAAAGAGCAGTCAAACTACGTGAGTGAAAGGCAAATTGTATGCTGGCCACTGGTAAAGCTTGGCGAAGATGTATTCCACCTGAGTACGCAAGCTGCCGGCATCATATGTAAAACTGACGCGGCAAATGATGACGTTCCTTATGTCAGTCCATCAAACAAAACATTGCAGGCTGACGGCGCCATAATTGCTGATGGTACCGAAATCAATCTCGGGCCTGAACAGGCAGCATACATGAACGGCCAGGGGATTGTTACAGCCATGAATTTTATTGGGGGCTGGAAGCTTTGGGGGAACCGGACGGGGTGTTATCCCAGCATTACCGATCCCAAGGATGCATTTATTCCGATCCGGCGCATGTTCGATTGGATTAGTAACACCCTGATTCTGACGTTCTGGCAAAAAGTCGACGCGCCAATCAATAAACGCTTGGTTGATACCATTATTGATAGTGCTAATATCTGGCTGTCTGGCTTAGCAGCCCGACAGAGGATATTAGGCGGCAGGGTGGCTTTCCTGGAAGAGGAAAACCCTACAACCGACCTAATGGACGGAATTCTCCGTTTCCATGTCTATGTAACGCCTCCGGGACCGGCTCGGGAAATTGACTTCATTGTCGAGTATGACCCGGCATATCTCGAAACATTATTTACATAA
- a CDS encoding phage tail protein has translation MIELTDDQLKRAEQLLKHLPGALPKAVANAINRASESARAEAVRKASEEYVIRPGRVRETIDIAKASPAILFARVRSKGRPRALTYFQTTPKQVPKKRPRGQLVAQVKRSEGGGSIKSAFLARMKSGHLGVFNRTNNLTSTGKVELVQRYGPSVPQMLENPTIQQFVEQKAMETLEKRFDHELDRLLKG, from the coding sequence ATGATTGAATTGACAGACGATCAATTGAAACGGGCTGAGCAGTTACTGAAACATCTACCAGGTGCACTGCCAAAAGCTGTGGCGAATGCGATTAACCGGGCATCCGAGAGCGCCCGAGCGGAAGCGGTACGAAAAGCAAGCGAAGAATACGTGATTCGGCCTGGTAGAGTGCGGGAAACCATCGATATTGCCAAAGCTTCGCCGGCCATTTTGTTTGCCCGGGTGAGGTCCAAAGGCCGGCCAAGGGCGCTTACGTATTTCCAAACCACGCCAAAGCAAGTGCCTAAAAAACGACCCAGAGGTCAATTAGTTGCGCAAGTCAAACGTAGCGAAGGAGGAGGATCAATTAAAAGCGCCTTTTTAGCTCGGATGAAATCTGGCCATTTGGGTGTGTTTAACCGAACTAATAATTTAACCAGTACTGGAAAAGTTGAACTTGTTCAGCGCTATGGCCCTTCAGTACCTCAGATGTTGGAAAACCCAACAATACAGCAGTTTGTAGAGCAAAAAGCCATGGAAACGCTTGAAAAACGTTTTGACCACGAACTAGACCGCCTATTGAAAGGATGA
- a CDS encoding DUF2190 family protein, with translation MARQGVFQQSGDIIDYLNSGESVITAGQVVPLTSRIGFAVDDIAPGAIGGVVVKGVFNNVPADNSVAFNVGDPLYWDATAGEVTKTSTNNTPAGWSVAAKAQADTIVVVQIEDPLPVGTVTQQPAQDDSTAATIADLKTDFNALLAKLRSAGIIG, from the coding sequence ATGGCTAGACAAGGCGTATTTCAACAAAGTGGTGACATTATTGATTATTTAAATAGTGGTGAAAGTGTGATTACTGCCGGTCAGGTGGTGCCGCTGACTTCACGGATTGGTTTTGCGGTGGACGACATTGCGCCCGGCGCTATTGGTGGCGTTGTGGTGAAAGGTGTATTTAATAATGTACCAGCCGATAATTCAGTTGCTTTCAACGTAGGTGACCCGCTATATTGGGATGCTACTGCAGGTGAGGTTACCAAAACATCCACGAATAATACACCTGCTGGCTGGAGTGTTGCTGCAAAAGCTCAAGCCGACACAATTGTTGTGGTGCAAATTGAAGATCCGCTTCCCGTCGGAACAGTGACTCAGCAACCTGCCCAAGACGATAGCACTGCCGCCACGATTGCTGATTTGAAAACAGATTTTAATGCATTGCTAGCAAAACTGCGTAGTGCCGGGATAATCGGGTGA
- a CDS encoding prohead protease/major capsid protein fusion protein: MSMRAEEIKKRRQQEQGVKQYRYLKLIEMRAVDGEEGVYEFSFSSETPVQRWWGTEVLGHDPGEPKLERLKTVGSFLFAHGRDPNHGLVPLGPIVDAWQDEQARTCRVKVQFDGDGQAQIIKGKVDNKSLRGISMGYIINSYTVVEPGKTVRGFTGPCEIAIDWEPLEVSLEPVAADPNVGIGRSVEPDETDIAGIVTDILKNDESIRSLFKSAPITVQVEAVSAQPQAQNKQEERRSEESMPETNTQTDTTTQTSEEVRAQETQRTLEITELCRNFPQLELDTTEFIRSGATVAEVNKEIVHRLAKQRTPIGTPAIEVGQEDVDKFRAAASDAMSFRAGLSVEKPAAGFEELRGMTMIDLARECYQRTHGKAFRGYDRKGLVRAVISSSDFPNVLSNVANKSLMTAYQTAPTTYQQWTKRGNLNDYKPALRVQVSEAPLLRKVGKGGEYKYVAMSDAGEYIQLEKYGELFSLTREDIINDDLQALTDIPTKFGSAARITINYSVYSILSGNPKMADGNQLFSATHANIEAVEKAAPSKDTFKAAFTSMAKQKGLQKKDAVPLNITPAFWIGPVALKFDALQLVRSTVDVGANNAAVNVFQDLLTVVADAQLDAVDPDAYYFATSPGFIDTIEVAFLNGVDTPYIETQPGFEVDGITYKVRSEFGVKALDYRGLYKNPGK, translated from the coding sequence ATGTCAATGAGGGCGGAGGAAATAAAAAAACGCCGGCAGCAGGAGCAGGGGGTTAAGCAATATCGATATCTTAAACTGATTGAAATGCGAGCCGTTGACGGTGAAGAAGGCGTTTACGAATTTAGCTTTTCCAGCGAAACGCCAGTGCAGCGCTGGTGGGGAACCGAAGTACTTGGCCACGATCCGGGCGAACCAAAATTGGAGCGGCTGAAAACAGTAGGCTCTTTTTTATTTGCTCATGGCCGCGATCCTAATCACGGTTTGGTTCCGTTAGGGCCGATTGTGGATGCTTGGCAGGATGAACAAGCTCGAACCTGCCGCGTCAAAGTACAGTTTGACGGCGATGGACAAGCCCAGATAATCAAGGGGAAAGTGGATAATAAGTCTTTACGCGGTATTTCTATGGGGTACATAATCAATTCGTATACTGTCGTAGAACCGGGAAAAACGGTACGCGGATTTACTGGTCCTTGCGAAATTGCCATTGACTGGGAGCCACTTGAAGTCAGCTTGGAGCCGGTAGCCGCTGATCCGAATGTCGGGATTGGGCGCTCAGTTGAACCGGATGAAACAGATATCGCCGGGATTGTGACGGATATTTTGAAAAATGATGAAAGTATTCGTTCTCTGTTTAAGTCGGCGCCAATCACCGTACAGGTTGAAGCAGTTTCTGCACAACCGCAAGCCCAAAATAAACAAGAAGAAAGAAGGAGTGAAGAATCTATGCCTGAAACCAATACTCAGACCGACACCACTACGCAAACATCGGAAGAAGTCAGAGCACAGGAGACGCAGAGAACTCTGGAGATTACAGAGCTTTGCCGAAATTTTCCTCAGTTGGAATTAGATACAACGGAGTTTATACGTTCTGGTGCCACAGTTGCAGAAGTGAACAAAGAAATTGTTCACCGGTTGGCCAAACAAAGAACCCCGATTGGAACCCCTGCGATAGAAGTTGGCCAGGAGGATGTCGATAAGTTCCGTGCAGCTGCATCGGATGCGATGTCTTTCCGCGCAGGTCTGAGTGTAGAAAAACCCGCTGCCGGCTTTGAAGAACTTCGTGGCATGACCATGATTGACTTGGCTCGTGAGTGTTATCAGCGTACACACGGAAAAGCCTTTCGGGGGTATGACCGGAAAGGGTTAGTGCGTGCGGTTATTTCCTCATCTGATTTCCCCAATGTCTTGTCCAATGTCGCTAATAAATCGCTGATGACTGCATATCAAACCGCGCCCACAACTTACCAGCAATGGACCAAACGCGGCAATCTAAATGACTATAAGCCAGCTTTGCGGGTACAGGTCAGCGAGGCGCCACTGCTGCGTAAAGTCGGGAAGGGCGGCGAATACAAATACGTGGCTATGTCCGATGCCGGTGAATACATTCAACTGGAAAAATACGGGGAGTTGTTTAGCTTAACCCGGGAAGATATCATCAATGACGATTTGCAGGCCTTGACGGATATCCCGACCAAGTTCGGCTCTGCTGCCCGTATTACGATCAACTATTCCGTATACTCAATTCTTAGTGGCAATCCCAAAATGGCAGACGGCAATCAATTGTTTAGTGCTACTCATGCCAATATTGAAGCAGTGGAAAAGGCGGCCCCGAGTAAAGACACATTTAAGGCTGCGTTCACATCCATGGCGAAACAAAAGGGCTTACAAAAGAAAGATGCTGTACCGCTAAACATTACGCCCGCATTTTGGATTGGTCCTGTAGCACTGAAATTTGACGCACTGCAATTAGTGAGATCAACGGTGGACGTTGGCGCCAACAATGCCGCAGTTAACGTATTTCAGGATCTATTAACCGTAGTTGCAGATGCGCAACTGGATGCCGTCGACCCTGATGCCTATTACTTTGCCACATCCCCTGGTTTCATTGACACGATAGAAGTCGCATTCCTCAACGGAGTTGATACTCCGTATATTGAAACGCAGCCCGGTTTTGAGGTTGATGGTATTACCTATAAGGTGCGGTCAGAATTCGGTGTTAAGGCGCTTGATTACCGTGGTCTATACAAAAACCCCGGTAAATAA
- a CDS encoding phage major tail tube protein, translating to MNEVPEKLINFRVYQDGNDLLGVADAELPSLEYMSETVKGAGVAGEVESPTIGHFGKMSLKLSWRTVTKPLVFLAKPITHALDLRGAIQNYDASSGEYKVKPLRVAVRATPKKSELGKMEMGGTGDGSNEFEVIYIKIDLDGETIAEIDKYNYICIIDGTDYLAEVRKALGL from the coding sequence ATGAATGAAGTACCGGAGAAGCTGATAAACTTCCGCGTGTACCAAGACGGAAATGATCTGCTTGGAGTGGCTGACGCGGAATTGCCCAGCCTCGAATATATGTCGGAGACCGTCAAAGGTGCGGGCGTAGCCGGTGAAGTTGAGTCACCGACAATTGGCCACTTTGGAAAAATGTCCCTGAAATTATCCTGGCGGACAGTCACGAAACCACTGGTGTTCTTGGCAAAACCAATCACTCACGCACTGGATCTGCGCGGCGCCATTCAGAACTATGATGCCAGCAGTGGTGAGTACAAAGTAAAGCCCCTGCGCGTTGCGGTCCGGGCCACTCCTAAAAAATCTGAGCTGGGGAAGATGGAAATGGGTGGTACTGGCGATGGTTCCAATGAGTTCGAAGTCATCTATATCAAAATTGATCTTGATGGCGAAACCATTGCTGAAATTGACAAATACAATTATATCTGCATCATCGACGGTACGGATTATCTCGCAGAAGTCCGTAAAGCATTAGGATTATAG
- a CDS encoding phage tail assembly protein: MKITFNKPVVLNGNEVKELIIGDVSTLTGRDILSAEKETRALGENSPILHLTNTFAAVIAAKLAKVPADDIIDLPANEFLTVVLNMQNELLGKGL; the protein is encoded by the coding sequence ATGAAAATAACATTTAACAAGCCAGTGGTGCTCAACGGCAATGAAGTGAAAGAACTTATTATCGGTGACGTTTCAACTCTCACCGGTCGCGACATATTAAGTGCCGAAAAAGAAACTCGTGCTTTAGGCGAGAATTCCCCAATATTGCATCTGACGAATACCTTTGCAGCTGTCATTGCTGCTAAGTTGGCCAAAGTACCGGCTGATGACATCATTGATTTGCCGGCCAACGAGTTTTTGACCGTGGTGTTAAACATGCAGAATGAACTGTTGGGAAAGGGGTTATAG
- a CDS encoding phage portal protein yields MNFIDKVISLVSPRWAYAREAYRQATEVLRNYDAARMDRLGNGWAAAGGTAEQIDRPYRERLLRRARDLERNNDIAKSVILSFERNVVGRGFNLQARVKKKNDDDDEKSNKAIEKSWKKWCHHENCDVTGQSSFNEILKMLIRRRIVDGEIFIVKTYDNTAKIPFRIQLIEPDQLDTSRQYGESGNLVKSGVEVNKVNKPVAYWLYETLPDGYFAVNSIRVPAERVIHLFSKHRPTQVRGISELASSMDSIRDSGEYLEAERVKARIAACFSMFVKVAPGSTNPYAKIQRMPVEGQKSPKRVDTIEPGMIEYLQPGEEIEVANPGNIPTNTKDFVEQQQRLVGAGQGLSYEMISRDVSKVTYSSARQGLLEDRKTFEPIQDYLIEHACIGIFTEFLISAVLAGEVEIKDFWQDKDRYLEHVWIPSGWTWIDPLKDVKASGEEVDSNFATLEEKCAEQGKDWKEVINQRAREKKYIQEKGVGSDNNVNEGGGNKKTPAAGAGG; encoded by the coding sequence ATGAATTTTATCGATAAAGTCATATCCTTAGTATCACCGCGTTGGGCTTATGCGCGGGAAGCCTATCGCCAGGCTACTGAAGTTTTACGTAACTATGACGCAGCTCGTATGGACAGGCTGGGCAACGGCTGGGCGGCAGCTGGTGGTACCGCTGAACAAATTGACCGGCCGTATCGAGAACGATTACTTCGTCGGGCGAGGGATTTGGAACGCAATAATGATATTGCCAAAAGCGTTATTTTGTCATTTGAGCGTAATGTTGTCGGCAGAGGATTCAATCTACAGGCACGGGTCAAAAAGAAAAACGATGACGATGACGAAAAGAGCAACAAAGCTATCGAAAAATCCTGGAAAAAATGGTGCCATCATGAAAATTGCGACGTTACCGGTCAGTCATCATTCAATGAAATATTAAAGATGCTCATTCGCCGGCGTATTGTAGACGGTGAAATTTTTATTGTTAAAACCTATGATAATACTGCTAAAATACCTTTCAGAATTCAGCTTATTGAGCCGGACCAGCTTGATACTTCTCGGCAGTATGGCGAAAGCGGTAATCTTGTGAAATCCGGTGTGGAGGTCAATAAAGTAAATAAACCGGTAGCGTATTGGCTTTATGAAACGTTGCCTGATGGATATTTTGCTGTAAATTCAATCCGGGTCCCGGCGGAACGGGTAATTCATCTTTTCAGTAAGCATCGTCCAACGCAGGTCCGTGGTATTTCGGAGTTAGCCAGTTCTATGGATTCGATTCGCGACTCTGGCGAATATCTGGAAGCAGAACGGGTCAAAGCAAGAATTGCTGCGTGCTTTTCCATGTTTGTAAAAGTGGCGCCAGGAAGCACAAATCCGTATGCCAAAATACAAAGAATGCCGGTTGAAGGACAAAAAAGCCCTAAACGGGTGGATACCATTGAACCAGGCATGATTGAGTATCTGCAGCCTGGTGAGGAAATTGAGGTTGCAAACCCAGGCAATATCCCCACAAATACAAAAGATTTCGTGGAGCAACAGCAACGTTTAGTCGGTGCCGGCCAAGGTCTTAGTTATGAAATGATCAGCCGTGATGTATCAAAAGTAACATATTCTTCGGCCCGACAAGGATTACTTGAAGATCGGAAAACTTTTGAGCCAATTCAAGATTATTTGATTGAGCATGCCTGCATTGGAATTTTTACGGAATTCCTGATTAGTGCAGTGCTGGCTGGAGAGGTTGAAATCAAGGACTTCTGGCAAGACAAAGACCGGTATTTGGAACATGTTTGGATTCCGTCAGGATGGACATGGATTGATCCACTGAAAGATGTGAAGGCCAGCGGTGAGGAAGTCGATTCGAATTTTGCTACCTTGGAAGAAAAATGCGCTGAACAAGGCAAGGACTGGAAGGAGGTTATTAATCAAAGAGCCCGAGAAAAGAAATACATACAAGAAAAAGGAGTAGGAAGTGATAACAATGTCAATGAGGGCGGAGGAAATAAAAAAACGCCGGCAGCAGGAGCAGGGGGTTAA
- a CDS encoding phage terminase large subunit family protein — translation MRCTTHSHNLHKKASISKERNSWPTYIQDALDTFRPPEKLTVSEWTNKFRILDEKSSASPGQWKTERTPYLRRIMDEFCNPEIENITFVAGSQLGKTEAEYNMLCYAIDQDPGPVLVVYPTDKLAEFASENRLQPMFKLSPAIMDKFDERASDKLELQFINNYVALVGANSPSDLATRPVRYIFFDEIDKYPKWAGREANPLSLAEERQKTFYNKKTVKVSTPTIKLGNIWRSYEKADLRLKYEVPCPHCGHKQLFVFKQIKWPEGMSDPQLVRFAAWYECEHCYQRIDDRHKMEMLRSGDWKEQNVPVGRVKSIAFHLNSIYSPWLTFGDVAAKFLSTKENPEDLMNFINSWLAEPWEDKASRMRSDVVLEKQLDYEQGRVYDQAQLLTLGVDVQLNHFWWGVRAWGPRLTSWLVDYGRVETWIEIENIIYRPYPSTLGEVFHINLACIDSGYNTDEVYQFCAMHQDVCLPTKGSSKAMRSRYSVSKLDKFFGLLLYIFDPNQLKDFIAGRLSVPAGEPGSWNGYQGCDRRYADMICSEQKVEQKDKKGRVTYEWQPISSHAQNHMLDVEVNCTLAAEIAGVRYLVEPEPVIAVPECEGRKSNWLRR, via the coding sequence ATGCGGTGTACAACGCACTCTCACAACTTGCACAAAAAGGCGAGTATATCCAAAGAAAGAAATAGCTGGCCGACATATATCCAGGATGCTTTAGATACCTTTAGGCCTCCTGAAAAACTGACGGTTTCAGAATGGACAAATAAGTTCCGGATTCTTGATGAAAAATCCAGTGCATCACCGGGACAATGGAAAACCGAAAGGACTCCATACTTGCGAAGGATTATGGACGAATTCTGTAATCCTGAGATTGAGAATATTACTTTCGTTGCCGGCAGTCAGTTAGGTAAAACTGAAGCTGAATATAATATGCTCTGCTACGCTATCGACCAAGATCCTGGTCCTGTTTTGGTGGTTTATCCAACGGACAAGCTTGCAGAGTTTGCCAGTGAAAACCGACTACAGCCAATGTTTAAGCTGTCACCGGCTATTATGGACAAATTCGATGAACGAGCAAGCGATAAACTTGAGCTTCAGTTTATAAACAATTATGTAGCTTTAGTTGGCGCCAATTCTCCATCTGATTTAGCAACAAGGCCAGTACGATATATATTTTTTGATGAAATTGATAAATATCCAAAATGGGCCGGTAGAGAAGCAAATCCACTGTCTTTAGCAGAAGAGCGTCAAAAGACGTTTTATAATAAAAAGACTGTTAAAGTTTCTACTCCTACAATCAAACTCGGTAATATCTGGCGATCATATGAAAAAGCGGATTTAAGATTGAAATATGAAGTTCCTTGTCCCCACTGCGGTCATAAACAATTATTTGTTTTTAAACAAATCAAATGGCCTGAAGGGATGAGTGATCCTCAGCTTGTTCGATTCGCTGCGTGGTATGAATGTGAACACTGCTACCAAAGAATTGATGACCGTCATAAAATGGAGATGCTCCGCAGCGGCGACTGGAAAGAGCAGAATGTTCCGGTTGGCCGTGTTAAATCTATAGCATTTCATCTAAATTCAATTTATTCACCCTGGTTGACATTCGGGGATGTAGCGGCAAAATTCTTATCGACCAAAGAGAATCCTGAAGATCTTATGAATTTTATTAACTCCTGGCTCGCAGAACCTTGGGAAGATAAGGCCAGCAGAATGCGCTCCGACGTTGTATTGGAAAAACAACTGGATTATGAACAAGGTCGGGTCTATGATCAGGCCCAACTACTGACACTTGGCGTAGACGTTCAGTTAAACCATTTCTGGTGGGGTGTGCGAGCTTGGGGGCCAAGGTTAACATCCTGGTTGGTTGACTATGGCCGGGTTGAAACATGGATCGAAATTGAAAATATTATTTACAGACCTTATCCATCTACATTGGGTGAGGTCTTTCATATTAATCTGGCTTGCATTGACTCTGGATATAACACGGATGAAGTATACCAGTTCTGCGCAATGCATCAGGATGTATGTTTGCCGACCAAGGGGTCTTCAAAAGCTATGCGGTCGAGATATAGCGTTTCGAAACTTGATAAATTCTTTGGATTGCTGCTGTATATCTTTGACCCCAATCAGTTAAAAGATTTTATTGCCGGCAGGCTGAGCGTTCCGGCCGGCGAACCGGGTTCCTGGAATGGGTATCAAGGCTGTGACCGGCGCTATGCCGACATGATTTGTTCCGAGCAGAAAGTCGAACAGAAAGATAAAAAAGGCCGAGTCACATATGAATGGCAGCCGATCAGTAGCCACGCACAAAATCACATGCTTGACGTGGAAGTAAACTGCACGCTGGCAGCTGAGATTGCTGGGGTCAGGTATTTGGTTGAGCCGGAGCCGGTTATTGCGGTACCTGAGTGCGAGGGTAGGAAAAGTAATTGGCTTAGGAGGTGA